The region GCCAGATCGGCCAGCAGATGCAGTTCGGCCACCCGCTCGGCCTGCCCCTGCTCGGCACGCACCCGCTGCAGGGCACTGACGCCGGAGGAGGCGACTGCCGCAATCAGTTTTGCCTCCAGGTCGGTAAACGGGGCCTGTGCTCTGTGCGCCGCCACCAGCACCCCCAGAGCCTGTTCACCGGCCCAGAGCGGCGTGACCAGCAGCGTGGCTTCAGGCAGGTGGAACAGTTCAGCACTGGCGGCATCAGCCCTGACCTGCTGCTGGCGGCGGGAGTGCAGCGCAGCCCACAGCGGCCCATCGTCACACGGCACGCTGCGTGGGGTGGTCTCGGACGGCCAGCCTCGTACCGTCAGTTGCAGGGTCTCCTCATCGGGCAGGTGGCGCAGATACACCACCTGTTCGGTTTCCAGCAGTTTGACCGCCTCCATGCACAGGGGCGTTTCCACATCGTCGGGCGTACGGGCGTCCCGCAGGGTGGCGCTGACCCGGACCAGAACCTCCAGTTCGCGTTGCCGGGCCAGCTCACGTGCGCGGCGCCGGTAGTCGGACAGCAGGGCCGCGGCAAGGGCTGCGAACTCTTCGGCCGTCTGCAGGGCCGACTGATCGAAGGCGGCCTCGTGACTCAGGTTGTCCAGGTTGATTACGGCCAAGACCTCACCGTTCAGCACCACCGGAACGCTGACGTTGGCCTTGAGCTGCCGCAGGGCTCCGTAACGCTCGTAGACCTCCCGCTGTTCGAGGCTGTCTACGGCCACCCGCGAATGCTCGCGGACTGCATCTGCGCCTTCGATCAGGCGGGCCCGGCCAGTCTGCCAGTCCCCGGCTCCATACCAGGCATGGGCATCGGCAACACTATGCCGCATGCCCAGCAGGGCATCTGAAAATCCCACCTGAGCGCGATATACGAAGCCACGCTCCTCAAACAGGGTCAGCGATCCGGCCTCGGCGCCCGGGACACTGACCACCGCCGCTTCCAGCAGACCTTTCCAGGCGACGTCATCAAGTTCTCCTTCCTGGGCCAGGAGATGCAGGGTGGCCCGGATGGCCTCCAGCACAGACGCCGGAGTATGAGGTGTGGTTGTCGAATAACCGGTTGGCTGAGGCGCCTGCATGTGGCGGGCCGCGCGCTTGGCGATCTTGTCACGCAGCATGCGCTGATCGGCCAGCCGTAACAGGTCGCTGGCGCTTACCGCGTCAGCCGGCGAGGAAGCAATGCCGAACGATGCATTGACCAGCAGGAATCCGCTCTCACGGGTCAGCAGCACGGTCTGCGCTGCCATGTCCAGCAAAGAATCGGGCGGCTCACCTTCGAAAATCACAGCAAATTCATCGCCTCCGAAGCGGAAGACCGATCCCTGGTGAAACACCCGCCCCAGCGCCGAGGAAAAAGTTTTCAGAAACTCATCGCCACGGGTGTGCCCAAAGCGGTCGTTCATGGCTTTGAGCTCATCCAGATCAAAAATCACCAGATGTACTGCAGTGCCGGTGTGTTCGGCCTGGGTCAGGGCTGTATCCAGGATCAGATCGAAAGCCCGGCGGTTGCTCAGCCGGGTCAGAGGATCGCGGTAGGCCAGGTTTTCCAGTGCATTGGTACGTTCCTGGACCCGGCTTTCAAGTTCAGTGTTGGCTGCTTGGAGGGCCTGCTGCAGTTCATGGCGCTCGGTCAGGTCACGGGCAACCACGATCACGCCGTCCACCTCACCAGATGACAGCTGCAGCGGAAAGGTGTCGGCTTCAAACACGCGCTCACGGCCACTGAGGTGAATCCGTCGCTCGTGGCGCAGATGTTCTCCGGTACGCATGACGTGTTCCTCGGAAGCCCGGGTGCGGATGTATTCCTCTTCGCCAAACAGTTCCAGGTCAATCTGGCCGGGCGCGCCCCGGCGGTATCCCAGCACCCGCTCGGCTGCCGGATTAAGGTCGAGAATCATTCCCGCACTGTCCCTGAAGATCACCAGGTCAGTGGTGTGGGCCATCATGGCCTGAAGCCGCGCCTCATGCGCCTGCTGCTGCTGAAACGAAGCTTGCAGTGCCTGGGTCGCCCGCTCACGTTCCAGTTCTATGACCGCCAGTTCTGCCAGCTGGGTCAGAATCAGTTGCTGCTCTGAGGTCAGGGGGGCCTGAGGGCGCGTGTCCAGCACAC is a window of Deinococcus deserti VCD115 DNA encoding:
- a CDS encoding HD domain-containing phosphohydrolase, with amino-acid sequence MKDASSPDHDRLLALARYVLSNSSSSHALENITQLAARFLGRQGAQLNLISEHQQHTRAHFNWEGSNMPRELCFCTHTISLPPGELLLEIPDTALDAHFKQHPLVVDEPHLRYYAGTPLYTPDGYAIGSLCVLDTRPQAPLTSEQQLILTQLAELAVIELERERATQALQASFQQQQAHEARLQAMMAHTTDLVIFRDSAGMILDLNPAAERVLGYRRGAPGQIDLELFGEEEYIRTRASEEHVMRTGEHLRHERRIHLSGRERVFEADTFPLQLSSGEVDGVIVVARDLTERHELQQALQAANTELESRVQERTNALENLAYRDPLTRLSNRRAFDLILDTALTQAEHTGTAVHLVIFDLDELKAMNDRFGHTRGDEFLKTFSSALGRVFHQGSVFRFGGDEFAVIFEGEPPDSLLDMAAQTVLLTRESGFLLVNASFGIASSPADAVSASDLLRLADQRMLRDKIAKRAARHMQAPQPTGYSTTTPHTPASVLEAIRATLHLLAQEGELDDVAWKGLLEAAVVSVPGAEAGSLTLFEERGFVYRAQVGFSDALLGMRHSVADAHAWYGAGDWQTGRARLIEGADAVREHSRVAVDSLEQREVYERYGALRQLKANVSVPVVLNGEVLAVINLDNLSHEAAFDQSALQTAEEFAALAAALLSDYRRRARELARQRELEVLVRVSATLRDARTPDDVETPLCMEAVKLLETEQVVYLRHLPDEETLQLTVRGWPSETTPRSVPCDDGPLWAALHSRRQQQVRADAASAELFHLPEATLLVTPLWAGEQALGVLVAAHRAQAPFTDLEAKLIAAVASSGVSALQRVRAEQGQAERVAELHLLADLARLKGALDPPAQVAQRCVAAARTFLGADYAGYLHLDPRTAVSDGSAPSSFHAAVAPLIEDSQELDQLLDPEAPRIVAGSYPQSPDAVPALVRAGVQGLVVIPVVDRGRRVGLVCFIWFQPRRTLPSAAETLATRVAELIGRVIERHAYIEDLKNTREGALLALGMSLELRDFETHGHTERVVTLSTRFACHLGLKDEEREGLRQGAYLHDVGKLAIPDSVLLKPGKLDAEEWRLMQTHAATGADMIQRIPTIHPIARSLIRHHHERWDGRGYPDGLAGEDIPLAARVFSLVDVYDALTSERPYKRPWTPAEAREEIRRQAGAQFDPALAKIFLELVESMEE